The following proteins come from a genomic window of Streptomyces sp. Sge12:
- a CDS encoding type II toxin-antitoxin system PemK/MazF family toxin — translation MTALSHHSNGRTEQPGRDGDTATAEADPRAIGRVRTEYAPDPDGDPDPGEIVWTWVPFEENDGRGKDRPVLVVAREAGGRTLLAVQLSSKRHDHDREWVPIGTGPWDSAGRESWVDVDRVLRVHESGMRREACALDRGRFGLVVDRLRERYGWQ, via the coding sequence ATGACGGCACTTTCCCACCACAGCAACGGCCGGACCGAGCAGCCCGGGCGCGACGGCGACACCGCGACCGCCGAGGCCGACCCGCGCGCCATCGGCCGGGTCCGCACCGAGTACGCCCCGGACCCCGACGGCGATCCCGACCCCGGCGAGATCGTCTGGACCTGGGTGCCATTCGAGGAGAACGACGGCCGCGGCAAGGACCGCCCCGTGCTGGTCGTCGCCCGGGAGGCGGGCGGGCGCACCCTGCTGGCCGTGCAGCTGTCGAGCAAGCGGCACGACCACGACCGGGAGTGGGTGCCGATCGGGACGGGCCCGTGGGACAGCGCCGGGCGCGAGTCCTGGGTGGACGTCGACCGGGTGCTGCGGGTGCACGAGTCGGGGATGCGCCGCGAGGCCTGCGCGCTGGACCGGGGCCGCTTCGGCCTGGTCGTGGACCGCCTGCGCGAACGCTACGGCTGGCAGTAG
- a CDS encoding TIGR02452 family protein, producing the protein MSSRLREIARENAQILAAGGYRTRSGRQVELAAALAEAKAGTRIYGPNRVIPDERLVSGGGVTVVEVTGESSTVAARRLATATAADPDPAPVAVLNFASARNPGGGYVRGAKAQEEALCRASALYETLLEAPEYYEIHRAERSTFYTDRVIHSPGVPVFRDDRGGLLETPFRAGFLTSPAPNAGTIRRQEPERVAEIPGALARRAELVLEVAAVHGYRRLVLGAWGCGVFRNDPEQVAEAFRGLLADRFAGVFERVVFGILDPAPATREAFARAFPA; encoded by the coding sequence GTGAGCAGCAGATTGCGCGAGATCGCGCGGGAGAACGCGCAGATCCTGGCGGCCGGGGGGTACCGGACGCGGTCGGGACGGCAGGTCGAGCTTGCCGCCGCCCTGGCGGAAGCCAAGGCCGGAACCAGGATATATGGACCAAACCGGGTCATTCCAGATGAGCGACTCGTTTCCGGCGGCGGTGTGACGGTCGTCGAGGTCACGGGAGAGAGCAGCACGGTCGCCGCCCGCAGGCTCGCGACCGCCACCGCGGCCGACCCGGATCCCGCTCCCGTGGCGGTCCTGAACTTCGCCTCGGCCCGTAATCCCGGGGGCGGTTACGTCCGCGGGGCCAAGGCCCAGGAGGAAGCGCTGTGCCGCGCGTCGGCGCTGTACGAGACCCTCCTCGAAGCCCCGGAGTACTACGAGATCCACCGCGCGGAACGCAGCACCTTCTACACCGACCGGGTGATTCACTCGCCCGGCGTCCCCGTTTTCCGCGACGACCGGGGCGGGCTGCTGGAGACCCCCTTCCGGGCCGGTTTCCTCACCTCTCCGGCACCGAACGCGGGCACGATCCGGCGGCAGGAACCGGAGCGGGTCGCCGAGATCCCGGGGGCGCTGGCACGGCGCGCGGAGCTCGTGCTGGAGGTTGCGGCCGTGCACGGCTACCGGCGGCTGGTGCTGGGCGCCTGGGGCTGCGGGGTGTTCCGCAACGACCCGGAGCAGGTGGCCGAGGCCTTCCGCGGGCTGCTGGCGGACCGGTTCGCCGGGGTCTTCGAGCGGGTCGTGTTCGGCATCCTCGACCCCGCCCCCGCCACCCGCGAGGCCTTCGCCCGGGCGTTCCCGGCCTGA
- the egtA gene encoding ergothioneine biosynthesis glutamate--cysteine ligase EgtA codes for MSQDSSVPPPAPDPIPPPSISETQAEELLHGICFKTGPPRLIGAELEWLVLDAERPEQPLPPERLRAAHTAARALPLNSRLTVEPGGQLELSSAPATSLTGCVDGLQADLTAVRAALLSQGLVLRGLGRDPRLPYRRLLHSPRYDAMEAYFDRTGPAGRAMMRASASVQVCVDAGYEEPGVLGHGRRWRLAHLLGAVMVASFANSPAHEGPYAGWRCARQGIWSDLDSRRALAPPLDVDPRTAWTRQALDTEVMCVRSYEGDDPWESPRGTTFRDWLRTGGHPALRAPTAEDLDYHLTTLFPPVRPRGHLELRMIDAQPGDDGWLVPVAVVHALFDDPEAAETAYRVAKGLADTYGTRPAPRNPLWRSAARNGLADPELRASAKACFRAAAEALPRLGASRHVQEVVGAFAERYVLRGRCPADDESTEVLTGKEARR; via the coding sequence ATGTCCCAGGACTCATCCGTTCCCCCGCCCGCGCCCGACCCGATCCCTCCACCCTCGATCAGCGAGACGCAGGCAGAGGAGCTCCTCCACGGCATCTGCTTCAAGACCGGCCCGCCGCGCCTGATAGGCGCCGAACTCGAATGGCTGGTCCTGGACGCCGAGCGCCCCGAGCAGCCCCTGCCCCCCGAACGGCTGCGCGCCGCCCACACCGCGGCCCGCGCACTGCCCCTGAACTCCCGGCTGACCGTCGAACCGGGCGGCCAGCTCGAACTCAGCTCGGCCCCCGCCACCTCCCTCACGGGCTGCGTGGACGGTCTGCAGGCCGACCTCACCGCCGTACGCGCCGCCCTGCTGAGCCAGGGCCTGGTCCTGCGCGGCCTCGGCCGTGATCCCCGCCTCCCCTACCGCCGGCTGCTCCACAGCCCGCGGTACGACGCGATGGAGGCCTACTTCGACCGCACCGGCCCGGCCGGGCGCGCCATGATGCGCGCCTCCGCCTCCGTGCAGGTCTGCGTGGACGCCGGGTACGAGGAGCCGGGCGTGCTCGGCCACGGCCGGCGCTGGCGGCTGGCGCACCTGCTGGGCGCGGTCATGGTGGCCTCGTTCGCCAACTCCCCCGCGCACGAGGGCCCGTACGCCGGCTGGCGTTGTGCCCGCCAGGGCATCTGGAGCGACCTGGACTCCCGGCGCGCGCTCGCCCCGCCCCTGGACGTGGATCCCCGGACCGCGTGGACACGGCAGGCCCTGGACACCGAGGTCATGTGCGTCCGGTCGTACGAGGGCGACGACCCGTGGGAATCCCCGCGCGGTACGACCTTCCGCGACTGGCTGCGCACGGGCGGACACCCCGCGCTGCGGGCGCCCACGGCCGAGGACCTGGACTACCACCTGACCACGCTGTTCCCACCGGTCCGGCCGCGCGGCCACCTGGAACTGCGGATGATCGACGCGCAGCCGGGTGACGACGGCTGGCTGGTCCCGGTGGCGGTCGTGCACGCGCTGTTCGACGACCCGGAGGCCGCCGAGACCGCGTACCGGGTGGCCAAGGGGCTGGCCGACACCTACGGCACCCGGCCCGCGCCCCGCAATCCGCTCTGGCGGTCGGCGGCTCGCAACGGTCTGGCCGATCCCGAGCTGCGGGCCTCCGCGAAGGCCTGTTTCCGGGCCGCCGCCGAGGCCCTGCCCCGGCTGGGCGCGAGCCGGCACGTCCAGGAGGTGGTCGGCGCCTTCGCCGAACGCTACGTACTGCGCGGCCGATGTCCGGCCGACGACGAGTCCACCGAGGTGCTCACCGGAAAAGAGGCCCGCCGATGA
- the egtB gene encoding ergothioneine biosynthesis protein EgtB, translating to MTTARTEPTEPTGSPSDPGSASGSASGSDSVSASALRERAAAALTAARARTAGLTDAVTDEDLTAQHSPLMSPLVWDLAHIGNQEELWLLRRVAGRESMRPEINPLYDAFEHPRAERPKLPLLGPDEARRYAAEVRGRVFDLLEKTPLEGSTLLDDGFAFGMIAQHEQQHDETMLITHQLRRGVPVLTAPEPDAPYDPPGAAEVLVPGGPFTMGTSAEPWSLDNERPAHVRDTAAFWIDTVPVTNAAYLAFIADGGYRDPRWWAPAAWEQIREHSIEAPLFWHREAGQWLRRRFGVVEPVPEEEPVLHVSWYEADAYARWAGRRLPTETEWEKAARHDPATGRSTRYPWGDADPTPAHANLGQRHLRPARAGSYPAGASPLGVRQLIGDVWEWTSSDFLPYPGFRAFPYKEYSQVFFGPEHKVLRGGSFAVDPVACRGTFRNWDLPVRRQIFSGFRTARDV from the coding sequence ATGACCACCGCCCGCACCGAACCCACCGAACCCACCGGATCCCCTTCCGACCCCGGATCCGCCTCCGGATCCGCCTCCGGATCCGACTCCGTCTCCGCCTCCGCCCTGCGGGAGCGGGCGGCCGCCGCCCTGACCGCGGCACGCGCACGGACCGCCGGCCTCACCGACGCCGTGACCGACGAGGACCTCACCGCCCAGCACTCCCCCCTGATGTCCCCACTGGTCTGGGACCTGGCACACATCGGGAACCAGGAGGAGCTCTGGCTGCTCCGCCGGGTCGCCGGACGCGAATCGATGCGCCCCGAGATCAACCCGCTCTACGACGCCTTCGAGCACCCGCGCGCCGAGCGGCCCAAGCTGCCGCTGCTCGGTCCCGACGAGGCCCGCCGGTACGCGGCCGAGGTGCGCGGCCGGGTCTTCGACCTGCTGGAGAAGACCCCACTGGAGGGCAGCACGCTGCTCGACGACGGCTTCGCCTTCGGAATGATCGCCCAGCACGAACAGCAGCACGACGAAACCATGCTGATCACCCATCAGCTGCGCCGCGGGGTCCCCGTCCTGACCGCACCGGAACCGGACGCCCCCTACGATCCACCGGGCGCCGCCGAAGTCCTCGTCCCCGGCGGCCCCTTCACCATGGGCACCTCGGCCGAGCCGTGGTCCCTGGACAACGAGCGGCCGGCGCACGTCCGGGACACCGCGGCCTTCTGGATCGACACCGTGCCGGTGACGAACGCCGCGTACCTGGCCTTCATCGCGGACGGCGGCTACCGCGACCCCCGCTGGTGGGCGCCGGCGGCCTGGGAGCAGATCCGCGAGCACTCCATCGAGGCCCCGTTGTTCTGGCACCGGGAGGCCGGCCAGTGGCTGCGCCGCCGGTTCGGGGTGGTCGAACCGGTGCCGGAGGAGGAGCCGGTGCTGCACGTCAGCTGGTACGAGGCGGACGCCTACGCCCGCTGGGCGGGGCGGCGGCTGCCCACGGAGACGGAGTGGGAGAAGGCCGCCCGGCACGACCCGGCGACCGGCCGCTCCACCCGCTACCCGTGGGGCGACGCCGACCCGACCCCCGCACACGCCAACCTCGGCCAGCGGCACCTGCGTCCGGCGCGCGCGGGCAGCTACCCGGCCGGTGCCTCCCCGCTCGGGGTGCGCCAGCTCATCGGCGACGTGTGGGAGTGGACCTCCTCCGATTTCCTGCCGTACCCCGGGTTCCGCGCCTTCCCGTACAAGGAGTACTCGCAGGTGTTCTTCGGCCCGGAGCACAAGGTGCTGCGCGGCGGCTCCTTCGCCGTGGACCCGGTGGCCTGCCGGGGCACCTTCCGCAACTGGGACCTTCCGGTGCGGCGGCAGATCTTCTCCGGCTTCCGGACCGCGAGGGACGTCTGA
- the egtC gene encoding ergothioneine biosynthesis protein EgtC — MCRHLAYLGPVVALGELLSEPEHSLVRQSWEPRRQVSGTVNADGFGIGWYAQDDPVPARYRRSGPIWGDLTFTDLARVVRTGAALAAVRDATNPGADGEAAAAPFSDGPWLFSHNGSVRNWPDSAAPLAASLSAAELLRLAARTDSALIWALVLHRLRSGDDLGTALAEPVRELATAAPDSRLNLLLTDGAAIAATAWGDSLWYLADPERRRTVVASEPYDDDTRWREVPDRTLLTATRTRVELTPLKENSP, encoded by the coding sequence ATGTGCCGTCATCTGGCCTACTTGGGCCCGGTGGTGGCGCTCGGGGAGCTGCTGAGCGAGCCGGAGCACTCACTGGTGCGCCAGTCCTGGGAGCCGCGCCGGCAGGTGTCCGGGACGGTCAACGCCGACGGCTTCGGCATCGGCTGGTACGCGCAGGACGACCCGGTGCCCGCCCGCTACCGGCGGTCCGGGCCGATCTGGGGCGACCTGACCTTCACCGATCTCGCCCGGGTGGTCCGGACCGGGGCCGCACTGGCCGCCGTACGGGACGCCACGAACCCCGGGGCGGACGGGGAGGCGGCCGCCGCGCCGTTCTCGGACGGGCCGTGGCTGTTCAGCCACAACGGGTCGGTGCGGAACTGGCCGGACTCCGCCGCACCGCTCGCGGCCTCCCTGTCGGCCGCGGAGCTGCTCCGGCTGGCCGCGCGCACGGACTCGGCGCTGATCTGGGCGCTGGTCCTGCACCGTCTGCGGTCCGGGGACGACCTGGGCACGGCGCTCGCCGAGCCGGTGCGGGAGCTGGCCACGGCCGCGCCGGATTCCCGGCTGAACCTGCTGCTCACGGACGGCGCCGCGATCGCCGCGACGGCCTGGGGCGATTCGCTCTGGTACCTGGCCGACCCGGAGCGGCGGCGCACCGTGGTGGCCTCCGAGCCGTACGACGACGACACCCGGTGGCGCGAAGTGCCCGACCGGACCCTGCTGACCGCCACCCGTACGCGGGTCGAACTGACCCCGCTCAAGGAGAACTCCCCGTGA
- the egtD gene encoding L-histidine N(alpha)-methyltransferase, with product MNDFQLTRTLDEHAAESALRTDVLHGLTRTPKLLPPKWFYDARGSELFEEITRLSEYYPTRAEREILLERAREIATESGARTLVELGSGSSEKTRHLIEAMPALDTYVPVDVSESALRGAAETLIAEHPGLRVHALLADFTRALQLPQSPGPRLVVFLGGTIGNLLPPERAVFLASVRAMLSPGDALLMGTDLVKDPAVLVAAYDDARGVTAEFNKNVLAVINRELGADFHTADFTHVAVWNEEQEWIEMRLRARSDLVVKIRALDLVVPFAAGEEILTEVSAKFRQEGVRKELAAAGLELTQWWTDTAGRFALSLSVADGVAG from the coding sequence GTGAACGACTTTCAGTTGACCCGGACGCTCGACGAGCACGCCGCGGAGTCGGCGCTGCGGACGGACGTGCTGCACGGGCTGACCCGCACCCCGAAGCTGCTGCCGCCCAAGTGGTTCTACGACGCACGGGGCAGTGAGCTCTTCGAGGAGATCACCCGGTTGTCCGAGTACTACCCGACGCGCGCGGAGCGGGAGATCCTGCTGGAGCGGGCGCGGGAGATCGCCACGGAGAGCGGTGCCCGCACCCTGGTGGAGCTGGGTTCCGGGTCCTCGGAGAAGACCCGGCACCTCATCGAGGCGATGCCCGCGCTGGACACCTACGTCCCGGTGGACGTCAGCGAGAGCGCGCTGCGGGGGGCGGCCGAGACGCTGATCGCGGAGCATCCGGGGCTGCGGGTGCACGCCCTGCTGGCGGACTTCACCCGCGCGCTGCAACTGCCGCAGTCCCCCGGGCCCCGGCTGGTGGTGTTCCTGGGCGGGACGATCGGGAACCTGCTGCCGCCGGAGCGGGCGGTGTTCCTGGCGTCCGTACGGGCGATGCTGTCGCCCGGGGACGCGCTGCTGATGGGTACCGACCTGGTGAAGGACCCGGCCGTGCTGGTGGCGGCCTACGACGATGCGCGGGGGGTGACGGCCGAGTTCAACAAGAACGTGCTGGCGGTCATCAACCGGGAGTTGGGGGCGGACTTCCACACGGCCGACTTCACGCACGTGGCGGTGTGGAACGAGGAGCAGGAGTGGATCGAGATGCGGCTGCGGGCGCGGTCGGACCTGGTGGTGAAGATCCGGGCGCTGGACCTGGTGGTGCCGTTCGCGGCCGGTGAGGAGATCCTGACGGAGGTCTCCGCGAAGTTCCGTCAGGAGGGCGTGCGCAAGGAGCTGGCCGCGGCCGGGCTGGAGCTGACCCAGTGGTGGACGGACACGGCGGGCCGCTTCGCGCTGTCCTTGTCGGTCGCCGACGGGGTGGCCGGCTGA
- a CDS encoding lysophospholipid acyltransferase family protein, translating to MSVWLPTSPCTPEACAGHEGDSASVPHAVLRLAAAVALILLGILGAPPVRLLPAGPRHRVVRAWSTALVRAFGIRITVHGSPGPGGGRLLVANHISWLDIPLVAAALPCRMLAKSDIRTWPVLGRLAGRAGTLFIERDRIRALPATVEAMTGALLAGDRVTVFPEGSTWCGRAQGTFRRAAFQAALDARVPVQPLRLTYLLCDGGPAGAPAFVGDDPLTASLWRIARARGVRAEVRLLPRIPPGRYAHRRDLAAAAQRAVVGAWTGPIGTGPIGTGPIGTGPTDPNPLPGIPAQPATPSATDKDSAKRPAVSVHHWVSSSPAAASSLRTPS from the coding sequence ATGAGCGTCTGGCTGCCCACCTCGCCCTGCACCCCCGAGGCCTGCGCCGGCCACGAGGGGGACAGCGCGAGCGTCCCGCACGCGGTGCTCAGACTCGCCGCCGCCGTCGCCCTGATCCTGCTGGGGATCCTGGGCGCCCCGCCGGTCCGGCTGCTGCCGGCCGGCCCCCGGCACCGGGTGGTACGGGCCTGGTCCACCGCGCTCGTACGGGCCTTCGGCATACGGATCACCGTGCACGGCAGCCCGGGCCCCGGCGGCGGCCGGCTCCTGGTCGCCAACCACATCTCCTGGCTGGACATCCCGCTCGTCGCCGCCGCCCTGCCCTGCCGGATGCTGGCCAAGAGCGACATCCGGACCTGGCCGGTCCTCGGCCGCCTCGCGGGACGGGCCGGCACCCTGTTCATCGAGCGCGACCGGATCCGCGCCCTGCCCGCCACCGTCGAGGCCATGACCGGCGCCCTGCTGGCCGGCGACCGCGTCACCGTCTTCCCCGAGGGCTCCACCTGGTGCGGGCGCGCCCAGGGCACCTTCCGCAGGGCCGCCTTCCAGGCGGCCCTGGACGCGCGGGTTCCCGTACAGCCCCTGCGGCTCACGTACCTGCTGTGCGACGGGGGTCCGGCCGGAGCGCCCGCCTTCGTCGGGGACGATCCGCTGACGGCCTCGCTGTGGCGGATCGCCCGGGCCCGCGGGGTCCGGGCCGAGGTCAGGCTGCTGCCGCGGATCCCGCCGGGCCGGTACGCGCACCGGCGGGACCTCGCGGCAGCAGCTCAGCGGGCGGTCGTCGGCGCCTGGACCGGCCCCATCGGGACCGGCCCCATCGGGACCGGCCCCATCGGGACCGGCCCCACCGACCCGAACCCGCTACCGGGCATTCCCGCTCAGCCGGCCACCCCGTCGGCGACCGACAAGGACAGCGCGAAGCGGCCCGCCGTGTCCGTCCACCACTGGGTCAGCTCCAGCCCGGCCGCGGCCAGCTCCTTGCGCACGCCCTCCTGA
- a CDS encoding GNAT family N-acetyltransferase produces the protein MTIAPLSPSPLTTPPLSPSAAPSTRLAPARTPSPAPGAPAEGPRYAVRLARDEDEVRAAQRLRHQVFVGELGARLDSPEPGLDADAFDAYCDHLLVIDEEAEQVVGTYRLLPPERAAVAGRLYSEGEFDLSALAPIRPDLVEVGRSCVHPDHRNGAVIALIWAGLAHYMDRTGHNWLAGCCSIPLADGGVLAAATRETALTRSLAPEEYRVTPHLPWSPEGITFPDRMELPPLLRGYLRLGAWVCGEPALDAEFGCADLYVLLSLRRTNPRYLKHFRSLVPGA, from the coding sequence ATGACCATCGCACCCCTGTCCCCGTCCCCCCTCACCACCCCGCCGCTGTCCCCGTCGGCCGCACCCTCCACCCGCCTCGCCCCCGCCAGGACCCCGAGCCCGGCGCCCGGCGCGCCGGCCGAGGGCCCGCGCTACGCCGTCCGCCTCGCCCGCGACGAGGACGAGGTGCGCGCCGCCCAGCGGCTGCGCCACCAGGTCTTCGTCGGCGAGCTCGGCGCCCGCCTCGACTCGCCCGAGCCCGGCCTCGACGCCGACGCCTTCGACGCCTACTGCGACCACCTCCTCGTCATCGACGAGGAGGCCGAGCAGGTCGTCGGCACCTACCGGCTGCTGCCCCCGGAGCGCGCCGCCGTCGCGGGCCGCCTCTACTCCGAGGGCGAATTCGACCTCTCGGCCCTCGCCCCCATCCGCCCCGACCTCGTCGAGGTCGGCCGCTCCTGCGTCCACCCCGACCACCGCAACGGCGCCGTCATCGCCCTCATCTGGGCCGGCCTCGCCCACTACATGGACCGCACCGGGCACAACTGGCTCGCCGGCTGCTGCTCGATACCGCTCGCCGACGGCGGGGTCCTGGCCGCCGCCACCCGCGAGACCGCCCTGACCCGCAGCCTCGCCCCCGAGGAGTACCGCGTCACCCCCCACCTCCCCTGGAGCCCCGAGGGCATCACCTTCCCCGACCGCATGGAGCTGCCCCCGCTGCTGCGCGGCTACCTCCGCCTCGGCGCCTGGGTGTGCGGCGAGCCCGCCCTCGACGCCGAGTTCGGCTGCGCCGACCTGTACGTGCTGCTCTCCCTGCGCCGGACCAACCCGCGCTACCTCAAGCACTTCCGCTCGCTCGTCCCGGGCGCATGA
- a CDS encoding extracellular solute-binding protein: MKMRLLAVCTALAATAALTGCSQSADPAGGPRKVTLWLMKGSASEDFIGKFTAAFEQEHPGTDLDVRIQEWTGIGDKVNAVLDGTSKERADVIEVGNTQVAKYIETGGLEELTLEGLREWGSKDWLKGLAEPGTINGAQYGVPWYAANRVVIYHKDLFAGAGIKTPPRNRQEWIQATQKLDKGDQQGIYLAGQNWYVLAGFIWDEGGELAVETSGKWVGALDDDRALAGMDFYKQLQALGDGPEDADEETPPQSQVFARGGVAQIIAPPGQVAEIEAANPALKGKLGFFPIPGKTSDRAGAVFTGGSDLIIPARTGQRKGAVDVITALVSEKWQTELARTMSYVPNKTTLAHVVEGNEGAAAMAPGAAQGRATPTSARWAEVEAKNPIKPFMTAVLTGRDAKQAARAASEEIGKVLSSDR, from the coding sequence TTGAAGATGCGCTTGCTCGCCGTGTGCACCGCCCTCGCGGCGACTGCCGCCCTCACGGGCTGCAGCCAGTCGGCCGACCCGGCCGGAGGGCCGCGAAAGGTCACGCTCTGGCTGATGAAGGGCAGCGCCTCGGAGGACTTCATCGGCAAGTTCACCGCCGCGTTCGAGCAGGAACACCCCGGCACCGACCTGGACGTCAGGATCCAGGAGTGGACGGGCATAGGCGACAAGGTCAACGCCGTCCTCGACGGCACGAGCAAGGAGCGCGCCGACGTCATAGAGGTCGGCAACACCCAGGTCGCCAAGTACATCGAGACCGGCGGCCTCGAGGAGCTCACCCTCGAAGGACTGCGCGAATGGGGCAGCAAGGACTGGCTCAAGGGCCTCGCCGAACCGGGAACCATCAACGGCGCCCAGTACGGGGTCCCCTGGTACGCCGCCAACCGGGTGGTCATCTACCACAAGGACCTCTTCGCCGGCGCCGGCATCAAGACCCCGCCCCGCAACCGCCAGGAGTGGATCCAGGCCACCCAGAAGCTCGACAAGGGCGACCAGCAGGGCATCTACCTCGCGGGCCAGAACTGGTACGTCCTCGCCGGCTTCATCTGGGACGAGGGCGGCGAACTCGCCGTCGAGACCAGCGGCAAGTGGGTCGGCGCCCTCGACGACGACAGGGCGCTGGCCGGCATGGACTTCTACAAGCAGCTCCAGGCCCTCGGCGACGGCCCCGAGGACGCCGACGAGGAGACGCCCCCGCAGTCGCAGGTCTTCGCCCGCGGCGGGGTCGCCCAGATCATCGCCCCGCCCGGCCAGGTCGCCGAGATCGAGGCGGCCAACCCCGCCCTGAAGGGCAAGCTCGGCTTCTTCCCGATCCCCGGGAAGACCTCCGACAGGGCCGGCGCCGTCTTCACCGGCGGCTCCGACCTGATCATCCCGGCGCGGACCGGGCAGCGGAAGGGCGCCGTGGACGTGATCACGGCCCTCGTCAGCGAGAAGTGGCAGACCGAGCTCGCCCGCACGATGAGCTATGTGCCCAACAAGACCACCCTCGCGCACGTCGTCGAGGGCAACGAGGGCGCCGCCGCCATGGCCCCCGGCGCCGCCCAGGGCCGCGCCACCCCGACCTCCGCCCGCTGGGCCGAGGTCGAGGCGAAGAACCCGATCAAGCCCTTCATGACGGCCGTGCTCACCGGGCGCGACGCCAAGCAGGCCGCCCGGGCCGCCTCCGAGGAGATCGGCAAGGTACTCAGCTCCGACCGCTGA
- a CDS encoding dodecin produces MSNHTYRVTEIVGTSHEGIDQAIRNGIARAGQTLRNLDWFEVVQVRGHIENGEIAHYQVALKVGFRLDGED; encoded by the coding sequence ATGTCCAATCACACGTACCGGGTGACCGAGATCGTCGGCACCTCCCACGAGGGCATCGATCAGGCCATCCGCAACGGAATCGCCCGGGCGGGCCAGACCCTGCGGAATCTGGACTGGTTCGAGGTGGTTCAGGTACGCGGGCACATCGAGAACGGGGAGATCGCCCACTACCAGGTGGCGCTCAAGGTCGGCTTCCGCCTCGACGGCGAGGACTGA
- a CDS encoding phosphatase domain-containing protein: MSEHTTRPLAVFDLDNTLADTGHRQHFLERRPRNWTGFFAAAPADPPLARGVALAVESAADCEVVYLTGRPERCRADTLDWLARHDLPEGRLFMRGNQDRRPARTTKLEVLRRISRGREVRMLVDDDELVCRAARAAGFRVVLADWAADAPELETAQEVDGRT; encoded by the coding sequence ATGAGCGAGCACACCACCCGGCCGCTGGCCGTCTTCGACCTCGACAACACCCTGGCGGACACCGGTCATCGCCAGCACTTCCTGGAGCGCCGGCCCCGGAACTGGACGGGCTTCTTCGCCGCGGCCCCGGCCGATCCGCCGCTCGCGCGCGGGGTCGCGCTGGCCGTGGAGAGCGCGGCCGACTGCGAGGTGGTGTACCTGACCGGGCGCCCCGAGCGGTGCCGCGCGGACACGCTGGACTGGCTCGCCCGGCACGACCTGCCCGAGGGCCGGCTGTTCATGCGCGGCAACCAGGACCGGCGGCCGGCCCGTACGACCAAGCTGGAGGTGCTGCGGCGGATCTCCCGCGGCCGGGAGGTGCGGATGCTCGTCGACGACGACGAGCTCGTCTGCCGGGCCGCGCGCGCCGCCGGCTTCCGGGTGGTCCTGGCCGACTGGGCGGCGGACGCGCCGGAGCTGGAGACCGCCCAGGAGGTCGACGGCCGTACGTGA
- a CDS encoding LLM class flavin-dependent oxidoreductase — protein MIRKLSILDRSRTRRGHPAPQALRDTVELARTAEQLGYHRFWVSEHHSVPGVAGSAPTVLAAAVAGATARIRVGTGGVMLPNHQPLVVAEQFGVLESLFPGRIDMGLGRSVGFTGGIRRALGRDTGDADRFEEQLTELLGWLDGTQRAHPEVHAHPAEGLRIPAYVLATGEGARIAARAGLPLVVGDLRSRDRVSEIVRAYREEFRPSAHGAEPYVVVSGTVAVAATAEEARRILIPEAWSLAHSRTRGSFPPLRPAEEIEALEMTPKERELYEGALTGHIHGTEDQVAEQLAEVAERTGADELLVTTSTFDRTALLDSYARLARLTGIRGPADPL, from the coding sequence GTGATCCGAAAACTCTCGATACTCGACCGGTCGCGCACCCGCCGGGGCCACCCGGCCCCGCAGGCCCTGCGCGACACCGTGGAGCTGGCCCGGACGGCCGAGCAGCTCGGCTACCACCGCTTCTGGGTGTCGGAACACCACAGCGTGCCCGGTGTCGCCGGCTCCGCGCCGACGGTCCTGGCCGCCGCCGTCGCCGGAGCGACCGCCCGCATCCGGGTCGGCACGGGCGGGGTCATGCTGCCCAACCACCAGCCGCTGGTGGTCGCGGAGCAGTTCGGGGTCCTGGAATCGCTCTTCCCCGGCCGGATCGACATGGGGCTCGGCCGCTCGGTCGGCTTCACGGGCGGCATCCGGCGCGCCCTGGGCCGCGACACCGGTGACGCGGACCGCTTCGAGGAGCAGCTGACCGAACTGCTGGGCTGGCTCGACGGCACCCAGCGCGCCCACCCCGAGGTGCACGCCCACCCCGCCGAGGGGCTGCGCATCCCCGCCTACGTCCTGGCCACCGGCGAGGGCGCCCGGATCGCCGCCCGGGCGGGGCTGCCGCTGGTCGTGGGCGACCTGCGGTCCCGCGACCGGGTGAGCGAGATCGTCCGGGCGTACCGCGAGGAGTTCCGGCCCTCCGCCCACGGCGCGGAGCCGTACGTCGTGGTCTCGGGCACGGTGGCGGTCGCGGCCACCGCGGAGGAGGCCCGCCGCATCCTGATCCCGGAGGCCTGGTCCCTCGCGCACTCCCGCACCCGGGGCAGTTTCCCGCCGCTGCGCCCCGCCGAGGAGATCGAGGCGCTGGAGATGACCCCGAAGGAGCGCGAGCTCTACGAGGGCGCCCTCACCGGCCACATCCACGGCACGGAGGACCAGGTGGCGGAGCAGCTCGCCGAGGTCGCGGAGCGAACCGGCGCGGACGAACTCCTGGTCACCACCTCCACCTTCGACCGCACGGCCCTCCTGGACTCCTACGCCCGCCTGGCCCGCCTCACCGGAATCCGGGGCCCGGCAGACCCGCTGTGA